A genomic segment from Lignipirellula cremea encodes:
- a CDS encoding DUF1289 domain-containing protein produces MAVFANTPERMPDAPASPCINFCQLDPSSQICQGCWRTLNEIVAWPRLSAQQQHTVVAACQTRAVERANGT; encoded by the coding sequence ATGGCTGTCTTCGCGAATACTCCTGAACGCATGCCGGATGCGCCGGCTTCCCCCTGCATCAACTTCTGCCAGTTGGATCCGTCCAGCCAGATCTGCCAGGGCTGCTGGCGGACGCTGAACGAAATCGTCGCCTGGCCGCGACTCTCGGCCCAGCAACAACACACGGTTGTGGCCGCTTGCCAGACCCGGGCGGTGGAACGGGCGAACGGGACCTGA